The segment TTATGATAATATAGAATTCTGTAAGAAATTTAATTTAAATACTAATTATAAAACAATTCTTTTTACTTGTAATGATTCAAGTAGTGAAAATGACCCACTTTATTTAGAAATCTTAGCAGAAGCAATTAAAAAAGATAAATTAGTTAGTGGTGTAAATTTAATTGTTAGAACTTCTCCTGCTGAAGGTGCGGAGAGATTTAAAGAACTAATTTTAAAATATGATTTTATAAAATGGAATTTTCCAGATTGGAAATTAGCAAGGAGTCACTGTGAACTTTGGACACAGAGAGTTCCAAGTATAACTGACCTTAGTGATTTGAAAAGTCTTTTAATGTATTCAGATTTAGTAATTAATGTATTATCAACAATTACTTTAGATTCTTTTATTTTTGATAAGCCAGTAATTAATCCTGTATTTGGTAATGAGAATAATACCTTATTTGATGATCAAAAGTTTTTAAAATATCTACATTTAGAAAGATTGGTTGAATCAAATTCTTCAATAATTGTAAAAAATGAAAAAGAGTATATAGAATCTATAAATTATATATTATTAGGAAAAGATGATAAAATAGAAGAAAGAAAAGCATTTTTAAAGTTACAAACACTTTTACCATTAAAAGATACAAGTAAAAGATTTGTAAAAGCATTTCATTCAATTTCTAAAGAATTAAACACTAAATAATATACATGAATATTGCCTTTATCACTTCAGAATATCCTCATAAAAAGCTAAAACTAAATGTTGGTGGTATTGGTTCTTTTCTAAGTAATTTTGCAGAACAATTGGTAAGTAGAGGTCATCAAGTTACTGTTTTTTTATACAGTCAAACTGTAGAAGAAATCTTATTAGATAAAGGGGTAGAGATTCATTTAATTAAACAAAAAAAAGTAAGAGCTTTTACTTGGTGGTTTAATAGAAAGTACATTGAAAATTACATAAATAAAGTTGTTTTATCTAAAGGTATTGAAGTTTTAGAAGCTCCAGATTGGACTGGAATTACTGCTTTTATGAAATTTAAATGCCCTTTAATTATTAGACTTCATGGTTCTGACACCTATTTTTGTCATTTAGAAAAAAGAAAACAAAAAAAGAAAAATTACTTTTTTGAAAAGAAAGCAATTTTTGGTGCAAATCATGTTGTTGGTGTAAGCAATTTTGTAGCAAGTAAAACGAAGGAGCTGTTTTGTTATAAAAAACGTATTTCTGTAATATATAATACTATTGATTCTAATATATTTAAACCAAATGTTAGTATAAAAATTAAAGAAAAAACAATTTTATATTTTGGTACTTTAATCAGGAAAAAAGGCGTTTTAGAACTTGCATCAATTTTTAATAAAATAATTGAGAAGATACCTTCAGCAAAACTTATTTTATTAGGTAAAGATGTAATAGATATTAAAGAAAATAAATCAACTTTAACTTTATTTAAAGACAAGTTAACAAACCAAAGTAAAGAAAATGTTGTTTATTTTTCTGAAGTAAGTTATAATGAAGTACAAAATCACATTTCAACTTCAGAAGTTATCGTTTTACCTAGTTTTGCAGAAGCATTTCCTATGACATGGTTAGAAGCAATGTCTATGCAAAAAAAGTTGGTAACATCTAATATTGGTTGGTCTAAAGAACTAATGATTGATGGAAATACCGGTTTTGTAGAAAATCCTAAAAACCATTCCGAATTTGCCGATAAGATTCTTTATTTATTAGAAAATAAAGAAGAAGGAGAAGAATTGGCTAAAAATGCTAGACAAAGAATTATAAATAAATTTGATATAAAAAAATCGATAGAAGAAAATATCAAATTATATATGAGTATACAATGATTGTTTTATATCACGACGGGTTTCAGGCTATTGATTATGAGGATTCAGAAACAAATATAATTTTAAGTTGTTCTGAAACTAATATTCAAAAATGTGTATTCTCATTGTCTAAAGAGTATACAAATACGCTACTTATTTGGTGTCATCATACTTTAAAAGATTTTATTAATAAAAAGAATCTAAGCATTGTATTTCATCATCAATTAATTTTAGCTAGTTATAGTATTAATGGGAACTATATTATCTCTAGAGATATTGGTTTTGTAGATCAACATTGTTTTATAAATGTAAAAAGAGATGTTACATATCCAACATGGTTGATGTCTTCCGATATAGGGGGTATAAATACAAACGTAATAATAAAATCAAAAGAATTAATCTATATAAAACAGTCTTTTGATGAGTTTTTATGTAGTCTAGCAAAATTAAATATGCCTAAAGGACTACTATGTTACTCTGAACCAAAATTGCTTTTAAAGTTACCTATAAATTTGTTGTTAAATAGAGAAAATAATAATTCAACTTTATTTAAATTTGTAAAAAGGCATTATAAAATTCAATGGATTTTTATTTTATTGTTAAATAAAGTTATTTATAATAAACAGTTTTCTTTAGCGGCTTTCCTTAAAAGTTTTTTTGTTAAAAAAATTAATTTTTCTTCGGATTTTACTGATTTAATTTCAAAATCAACTAAACAAACGATTGCAATACAAAACTTTAATGTAGATGTATTAATACCAACACTGGGTAGAAAAGAACATTTGCATCATGTTTTAAAAGATTTATCAAAACAGACAATTTTACCTCAAAAGGTAATTATTATAGAACAAAATAGAGATGAAAACAGTGTTTCTGATTTAGATTATTTAAACAATGATTGGCCATTTGTAATTGATCATACTTTTATACATCAACTAGGAGCCTGTAATGCTAGAAATATGGCATTGTCTAAGGTAACCGGAAATTGGGTTTTTTTTGCTGATGATGATGTAAGGTTTGGTATTGATTTATTAGAAAAAGCTTATGAAGCTGTTGACAAATTAGGATTGTCAAGTTTTACATTTAGTTGTCTGCAGAAAAATGAGGTTGATAAAAATAATTATTTTTATCAATGGAGTGGTTTTGGTACAAATGCTTCTATTGTTGAAAGTAAGTTTATAAATGGATGTAGTTTTAAGTTAGAACATGAATTTGGTTATGGGGAAGACAATGATTTTGGTATGCAATTGAAGAATATAGGATGTGATAATGTGTATTTACCTTCAATTAAAATGCTTCATTTAAAAGCTCCAATAGGAGGTTTTCGTTTTAAGTTTAATCCTGAATGGAGTAATGATGAAATTCAGCCAAAACCTTCACCAACAGTAACGGCTTATAACTTAAAGCATTTAACGTTAGAACAATTAAAAGGTTATAAAATGCTACTTTTTATAAAATTTTATAATAAACAAGCTATTAAGAATCCATTTTTATACATTAAAATATTTAATCAACGTTGGAATGTGAGTTTAGTATGGGCAAAAAAAATGATGAATTATGAAGCTTAGCCTTATTATTTGTACCTATATGCGACCATTAGCGTTGTTAACACTTTTAGAATCTGTGTCTATACAAACATTGTATCCTAATGAAATTTTAATTATTGATGGTTCTAATAATAATGAAACCAAAAAAGTATTAAAGCATAATGTTTTTAAGAACTTAATTTATCATCAAGTAATAGAACAAAATAGAGGATTAACCAAACAACGTAATTTTGGAATAGAACAAATAGATAAAAACACAGAAGTTGTTTGTTTTTTAGATGATGATACCGTTTTAGAACAAGATTATTTTAAGAACCTAGTTGATGTTTTTAAATCAGATGATAACATTACGGGAGTAGGAGGAATAGCAACTAATGAAAATAATTGGATAAAGAATAAAAGAGATTATTATCCTTCTAAAAAATATATTACAATAGACGGTTATCACTTAAAATTAGGACAAAGACATGTTTTAAGAAACTATTTAAGAATAGGAAGTAATGAATTACCAGGGGTGATGCCTGAGTTTTCTAATGGCTTATCTTGCGGGTATCCTTTAACAGGAAAATATTATGAAGTTGATTTATTGATTGGAATGTCTATGTCTTTTAGAAGAAGAATAGTTGATAATATAAAATTTTCAACCTATTTTGAAGGTTATGGTTTGTATGAGGATGCTGATTATTCTTTAAGAGCTCTTAAATATGGTAAAAATGTATTGGCTACTAATGTTTTATTAGCACATCATCATGATGCGGCAGGGAGACCCAATAAATTAAAATATGGTAAAATGGTCACAAGAAACGGTTGGTATGTTTGGAGAGTAAAATATAAAAAACCGACTCTAGTTGCTATAACTAAATGGTATGCTATTGCCCTTGTATTAATTTCATTAAGATTTGTAAATGTATTTACTACCCATAAAAGAAGAGAGGCTTTTACAGAGGCATTAGGAAGGTGTTATGGGGTGTTAAGTTTGATTTTTAATAAACCCAAGATAGAAAAATGATTTTTGGAATTATTACACATGCCATTCACAAAAGTAAAGATGGTAAAATATATGCTTATGAACCCTATGTAAGAGAAATGAATTTGTGGGCAAAAAATGTAGATGAAATTATTGTGTTAGCTCCCATTTCTAAAGATAAATTAACAAGTATAGAAACAGCATATTTACATTCAAAAATTAAGCTGATAGAAATACCCGATTTTAATATTACTTCTGTTAAAAATATAATCAGATCAATTTTAGTAATCCCTAAAATTTGTATACTTATATTTAAAGTAATGAAACAAAGTAACCATATTCATTTACGTTGTCCAGGTAATATTGGTTTATTGGGTTGCTTTGTACAAATACTGTTTCCTTATAAATCTAAAACTGTTAAATATGCTGGAAATTGGGATCATAAAAGCAAACAACCTTTAAGTTATCGAATTCAAAAATGGATTTTATCTAATAGCTTTTTAACAAGAAATTGTAAAGTTTTGGTTTATGGTAAATGGAAAAACCAATCTAAAAATATCATTCCATTTTTTACAGCTTCTTATAAAAAAGGAGAAATTATTGAAATACCAAAGAAAAATTTACACCCAGTAATTAAATTTATATTTGTAGGAACATTTTCAGAAGGAAAACAACCTTTACTGAGTGTTAAAACGATTCAGAATTTACTTTTTAGAGATTATAAAGTTCAATTAGATATGTATGGTGAAGGTGATAAGTTTAATGAAATTAAAAAATACATTATTGATCATAAATTAGAAAATAATATATTCCTTCATGGTAATCAAATAAAAGAAATTGTTAAAAAAGCGTATCAAGAATCAAATTTTTTAATTTTTATTTCTAAATCTGAAG is part of the Polaribacter sp. SA4-10 genome and harbors:
- a CDS encoding glycosyltransferase family 2 protein — translated: MIVLYHDGFQAIDYEDSETNIILSCSETNIQKCVFSLSKEYTNTLLIWCHHTLKDFINKKNLSIVFHHQLILASYSINGNYIISRDIGFVDQHCFINVKRDVTYPTWLMSSDIGGINTNVIIKSKELIYIKQSFDEFLCSLAKLNMPKGLLCYSEPKLLLKLPINLLLNRENNNSTLFKFVKRHYKIQWIFILLLNKVIYNKQFSLAAFLKSFFVKKINFSSDFTDLISKSTKQTIAIQNFNVDVLIPTLGRKEHLHHVLKDLSKQTILPQKVIIIEQNRDENSVSDLDYLNNDWPFVIDHTFIHQLGACNARNMALSKVTGNWVFFADDDVRFGIDLLEKAYEAVDKLGLSSFTFSCLQKNEVDKNNYFYQWSGFGTNASIVESKFINGCSFKLEHEFGYGEDNDFGMQLKNIGCDNVYLPSIKMLHLKAPIGGFRFKFNPEWSNDEIQPKPSPTVTAYNLKHLTLEQLKGYKMLLFIKFYNKQAIKNPFLYIKIFNQRWNVSLVWAKKMMNYEA
- a CDS encoding glycosyltransferase family 2 protein — encoded protein: MKLSLIICTYMRPLALLTLLESVSIQTLYPNEILIIDGSNNNETKKVLKHNVFKNLIYHQVIEQNRGLTKQRNFGIEQIDKNTEVVCFLDDDTVLEQDYFKNLVDVFKSDDNITGVGGIATNENNWIKNKRDYYPSKKYITIDGYHLKLGQRHVLRNYLRIGSNELPGVMPEFSNGLSCGYPLTGKYYEVDLLIGMSMSFRRRIVDNIKFSTYFEGYGLYEDADYSLRALKYGKNVLATNVLLAHHHDAAGRPNKLKYGKMVTRNGWYVWRVKYKKPTLVAITKWYAIALVLISLRFVNVFTTHKRREAFTEALGRCYGVLSLIFNKPKIEK
- a CDS encoding glycosyltransferase encodes the protein MIFGIITHAIHKSKDGKIYAYEPYVREMNLWAKNVDEIIVLAPISKDKLTSIETAYLHSKIKLIEIPDFNITSVKNIIRSILVIPKICILIFKVMKQSNHIHLRCPGNIGLLGCFVQILFPYKSKTVKYAGNWDHKSKQPLSYRIQKWILSNSFLTRNCKVLVYGKWKNQSKNIIPFFTASYKKGEIIEIPKKNLHPVIKFIFVGTFSEGKQPLLSVKTIQNLLFRDYKVQLDMYGEGDKFNEIKKYIIDHKLENNIFLHGNQIKEIVKKAYQESNFLIFISKSEGWPKVVAEAMFWRCLPISSNVSCVEYMLGKGVRGTVVESNVLVDDLVSIIVNYIENDALYQEQILNAQKWSRKYTLDRFSLEIKKILNE
- a CDS encoding glycosyltransferase family 4 protein; this encodes MNIAFITSEYPHKKLKLNVGGIGSFLSNFAEQLVSRGHQVTVFLYSQTVEEILLDKGVEIHLIKQKKVRAFTWWFNRKYIENYINKVVLSKGIEVLEAPDWTGITAFMKFKCPLIIRLHGSDTYFCHLEKRKQKKKNYFFEKKAIFGANHVVGVSNFVASKTKELFCYKKRISVIYNTIDSNIFKPNVSIKIKEKTILYFGTLIRKKGVLELASIFNKIIEKIPSAKLILLGKDVIDIKENKSTLTLFKDKLTNQSKENVVYFSEVSYNEVQNHISTSEVIVLPSFAEAFPMTWLEAMSMQKKLVTSNIGWSKELMIDGNTGFVENPKNHSEFADKILYLLENKEEGEELAKNARQRIINKFDIKKSIEENIKLYMSIQ